Proteins from a genomic interval of Paenibacillus lentus:
- a CDS encoding MgtC/SapB family protein yields MLLEWEIIFKLFIALLFGLFIGIDRQLKQKPLGIKTSMVICIASCLVTIVSIQSFAKFAGPDHPNMDPMRLAAQIVSGIGFLGAGVILRRSNEGISGLTSAAMIWAASGIGIAIGAGFYWEAGLAVILLILAVNFVPYMIKWLGPYKLNQRDVSVKIVMEDSGNVTDLIRIIERKDEKGPEAKWNRHRIRRLKIKDLEEGRQRIDMVISASEREYTTEIYHFIRKIDHVISVEVENL; encoded by the coding sequence ATGTTACTGGAATGGGAAATTATTTTTAAACTGTTTATTGCACTACTGTTCGGTCTGTTTATTGGTATTGATCGTCAATTGAAGCAAAAGCCACTTGGCATAAAAACGAGCATGGTTATTTGTATCGCGAGCTGTTTGGTGACCATTGTATCCATCCAATCCTTCGCCAAATTCGCTGGTCCGGATCATCCAAATATGGATCCAATGCGTTTGGCCGCGCAAATTGTCAGCGGGATCGGTTTTCTGGGAGCAGGGGTGATCTTGCGCAGAAGCAATGAAGGGATTTCCGGCCTAACATCGGCAGCCATGATTTGGGCAGCCTCTGGCATTGGCATCGCCATTGGTGCAGGCTTTTATTGGGAAGCGGGGCTTGCGGTGATTCTGCTCATTTTAGCAGTGAATTTTGTACCTTATATGATCAAATGGCTTGGCCCTTATAAATTGAATCAACGTGATGTTTCCGTCAAAATTGTGATGGAGGATTCAGGCAATGTTACTGATCTCATCCGCATTATTGAGCGGAAGGACGAGAAAGGCCCTGAGGCTAAGTGGAATCGTCATCGCATTCGGCGTTTGAAGATTAAGGATTTGGAAGAAGGGCGCCAGCGGATCGATATGGTAATTTCCGCTTCAGAACGTGAATATACAACGGAAATATATCATTTTATACGAAAAATCGATCATGTCATCAGTGTTGAGGTGGAAAACTTGTAG
- the metE gene encoding 5-methyltetrahydropteroyltriglutamate--homocysteine S-methyltransferase encodes MSHTVKSGNLGYPRIGGQREWKKAIEAYWAGKLEEQQLHEQLTQIRLNNLQQQRDQGLEIIPVGDFTYYDHVLDMAVMFGLVPERFTYNGGEVPLDTYYAIARGNKEATASEMTKWYNTNYHYIVPELGARKPQLTVNRPLVAYREAKEKLGIEGRPVLIGLYSFLKLSKGFNEATEWDHWVSQLLPLYIQILKELIAEGTAWVQFDEPSLVTSVTNEDIARVKAIYEKIHREAPEISILLQTYFEAIDRYEDVVSLPVAGIGLDFIHGGDGNLAALRKFSFPRGKTLGAGVVDGRNIWRTDLYRQAELLQEILTLAPDADIVVQPSCSLLHVPVSAKQEQELDTVLHEALSFAEEKLDEIVALSKAVNQGIESVKSAFENNRIALDNLAKDPARNRANVSAAVQKISAEPAVRDSEFVVRRKKQKEKWHLPVLPTTTIGSFPQTAEVRSARQKWRKGEWSQEKYDSFIKEHIQKWISLQEEIGIDVLVHGEFERTDMVEFFGEKLPGFAFTKGGWVQSYGTRCVKPPVIYGDVDFDQPMTVKETEYAQSLTNKPVKGMLTGPITILNWSFVRSDLSREQVAYQIALALRKEVEALEQAGIEMIQVDEPALREGLPLKREDWNGYLDWSVKAFRITTSTVRDTTQIHTHMCYCEFHDIIDSIRALDADVISIETSRSHGELVHSFEEHTYDLGIGLGVYDIHSPRVPSVEEMTSMIDRALQVLDPELFWINPDCGLKTRGVEETVQSLKNMVLAASKYRAKESAVSTN; translated from the coding sequence ATGAGTCATACGGTTAAAAGTGGAAATTTAGGCTATCCGAGAATCGGTGGCCAACGGGAATGGAAAAAAGCGATTGAAGCTTACTGGGCGGGCAAATTGGAAGAGCAGCAGCTGCATGAGCAGCTGACGCAGATCCGGCTTAACAATTTGCAACAGCAACGGGATCAGGGACTTGAGATTATTCCCGTAGGAGATTTTACGTATTATGACCATGTTCTGGATATGGCCGTGATGTTTGGTCTAGTACCGGAGCGGTTTACGTATAATGGTGGCGAAGTACCGCTGGATACGTATTATGCTATCGCACGCGGAAATAAGGAAGCGACAGCCAGTGAGATGACGAAGTGGTACAATACGAATTATCATTATATTGTTCCAGAACTTGGCGCAAGAAAACCGCAGCTTACGGTCAATCGACCGCTTGTCGCCTATCGGGAAGCCAAGGAGAAGCTGGGTATTGAGGGCAGACCGGTACTGATTGGATTATACTCCTTCCTTAAATTATCGAAGGGTTTCAATGAAGCTACCGAATGGGATCACTGGGTAAGCCAGCTTCTTCCTTTATATATTCAGATTCTAAAGGAGCTGATCGCAGAAGGCACGGCTTGGGTTCAATTTGACGAGCCATCTTTAGTGACTTCAGTAACCAACGAAGATATAGCTCGCGTAAAAGCGATTTATGAGAAGATTCATCGTGAAGCTCCAGAAATTTCGATTCTATTACAAACGTATTTTGAAGCGATTGATCGCTACGAAGATGTTGTTTCACTGCCTGTGGCCGGGATCGGCTTGGATTTCATTCATGGCGGAGACGGTAACCTTGCTGCCCTTCGCAAATTCAGTTTTCCGCGGGGTAAGACATTAGGTGCCGGAGTCGTTGATGGTCGTAATATATGGAGAACCGATTTGTATCGCCAAGCTGAGCTCCTGCAGGAAATTTTGACATTAGCACCTGATGCGGACATTGTCGTTCAGCCGTCCTGTAGCTTATTGCATGTCCCTGTATCTGCTAAGCAGGAGCAGGAATTAGACACTGTACTTCATGAGGCTTTGTCTTTTGCAGAAGAAAAACTGGATGAGATTGTCGCGTTAAGCAAAGCGGTTAATCAAGGCATCGAAAGTGTTAAGTCCGCTTTTGAGAATAATCGCATCGCTCTGGACAATTTGGCTAAGGATCCTGCCCGGAACCGTGCCAACGTCTCGGCTGCGGTTCAGAAAATTTCAGCGGAGCCGGCCGTAAGAGATAGCGAGTTCGTGGTTCGCCGTAAGAAGCAGAAGGAGAAGTGGCATCTGCCTGTCCTTCCAACAACGACGATCGGCAGTTTCCCGCAAACGGCAGAAGTGCGTTCAGCCCGTCAGAAATGGCGCAAAGGCGAGTGGAGTCAGGAAAAGTATGATTCTTTTATTAAGGAACATATCCAGAAGTGGATTTCCCTGCAGGAGGAAATCGGTATCGATGTACTGGTGCACGGCGAATTTGAAAGAACCGACATGGTGGAGTTCTTTGGTGAGAAATTACCGGGCTTCGCCTTTACTAAAGGAGGCTGGGTTCAATCCTACGGTACTCGCTGCGTAAAGCCGCCGGTCATCTACGGAGATGTTGATTTCGATCAGCCGATGACGGTGAAAGAGACCGAATATGCTCAATCATTGACAAATAAACCGGTAAAAGGAATGCTGACTGGCCCGATTACAATTCTGAATTGGTCCTTTGTGCGCAGTGATTTGTCGCGGGAACAGGTAGCATATCAAATCGCGCTGGCACTGCGTAAAGAGGTTGAAGCTCTAGAACAGGCAGGCATTGAGATGATTCAGGTAGACGAGCCGGCACTGCGCGAAGGGCTTCCCCTGAAGCGGGAGGATTGGAACGGGTATCTGGACTGGTCGGTCAAAGCGTTTCGAATTACGACCTCTACAGTTCGCGATACTACGCAAATTCATACACATATGTGCTACTGCGAGTTCCATGATATTATTGATTCCATTCGGGCTTTGGATGCGGATGTCATCTCCATCGAGACCTCGCGCAGTCATGGCGAGCTTGTTCACAGCTTCGAAGAGCATACATACGATCTCGGCATCGGCCTTGGCGTATACGACATTCATAGCCCGCGGGTCCCATCAGTTGAGGAAATGACCTCCATGATCGATCGAGCGCTGCAAGTACTGGATCCTGAATTATTCTGGATCAATCCGGACTGTGGCCTTAAGACGCGGGGAGTTGAAGAGACAGTTCAATCCTTGAAAAACATGGTGCTGGCCGCTAGCAAATACCGCGCTAAAGAGTCGGCAGTCAGCACTAATTAA
- a CDS encoding helix-turn-helix transcriptional regulator, whose amino-acid sequence MAFMIAQRAYIKLYLITMVEQRRGYGYQMLEELKEEFKPFGYNPPQSEIYRALHELVQEGVLYRTKQLKGNDPSVDFQEIVLYHFTDDGHEKADLYKKQVKADLDRCIGMLNKAVADNY is encoded by the coding sequence ATGGCTTTTATGATTGCGCAGCGGGCGTATATAAAGCTATATTTAATCACGATGGTAGAACAGAGAAGGGGCTATGGCTACCAGATGCTTGAAGAGTTGAAAGAGGAGTTTAAGCCATTCGGCTACAATCCTCCACAAAGTGAAATTTATCGGGCGCTTCATGAACTGGTGCAAGAAGGGGTACTCTACCGGACAAAGCAGTTGAAGGGGAATGACCCTAGTGTTGATTTTCAGGAAATCGTGCTTTATCATTTCACCGATGATGGTCATGAGAAGGCAGATCTTTATAAGAAGCAAGTCAAAGCCGATTTAGACCGTTGTATTGGAATGTTGAATAAAGCTGTAGCCGATAATTATTAG
- a CDS encoding response regulator: MKVRVLVVDDHPHAREAIGEILSDDKSFEIIGYAENGDEALLQTELWMPDLILMDIHMPGKDGLEMTRVIKLKYPYVKIVLITVSDDAAHLFEALKQGAQGYLLKNLEPGTWLQYLRAVASDEAPLSSELAYRILQEFPLSKKNSNDDHPLTSREREILDWVAKGMTNREIAKELHISDQTVKNHLKNILQKLHLENRVQLTRYAMEQGWINH; the protein is encoded by the coding sequence ATGAAGGTGAGAGTTTTAGTCGTCGACGATCATCCGCATGCTCGCGAGGCTATTGGTGAGATTTTATCGGATGACAAGAGCTTTGAAATCATCGGCTATGCAGAAAATGGGGATGAAGCCCTGCTGCAGACTGAATTATGGATGCCTGATCTAATTCTGATGGATATTCATATGCCAGGAAAAGATGGGTTGGAGATGACGAGAGTAATCAAGCTGAAGTATCCTTATGTCAAAATTGTACTCATTACGGTTTCCGACGATGCCGCACATTTATTTGAAGCGCTGAAGCAAGGGGCACAGGGCTATTTGCTTAAAAACCTGGAGCCGGGGACCTGGCTGCAATATTTGCGGGCAGTCGCCAGTGATGAAGCACCATTGTCCAGCGAATTGGCCTATCGGATATTGCAAGAGTTTCCGTTGTCTAAAAAGAATAGTAACGACGATCATCCTCTTACGAGTCGCGAGCGTGAAATTTTGGATTGGGTGGCGAAAGGGATGACCAATCGAGAAATCGCTAAGGAATTGCATATTTCCGATCAAACGGTTAAAAATCATCTGAAAAACATTTTACAAAAATTACATTTGGAAAATCGTGTTCAGTTGACGAGATATGCGATGGAGCAAGGCTGGATCAATCACTAG
- the hrpB gene encoding ATP-dependent helicase HrpB, which yields MTRLPIDEVIPDLKTRLESANAAILLAEPGAGKTTRTPLELLQEPWLKGQGIVMLEPRRLAARSAAVYMAQQLGERVGETVGYRIRTESKVSSRTRITVVTEGILTRMLQHDPALVGIGLIIFDEYHERNLHADIGLALALQSQELLRDDLRPLIMSATLNAEPLVELLGGAAVIRSQGRAYPVETRYADAPAGAAPLEQRVTRAVRGALERHEGSLLVFLPGAKEIRRVERSLVPVVPSDVLVAPLYGALPAQQQQRAIAAAPPGKRKVVLATSIAESSLTIEGVTVVIDSGLRRTALFSARTGMSRLVTVRAARDSADQRRGRAGRTAPGVCYRLWSEAEDRLLPERTAPEMLEADLTPLALELAAWGASSPEELAWLDPPPAGPYRQAVRLLQQLGALDGEERITEHGRRMAELGLHPRLAHMLLKAAELGIERLACLLAALLEERDLLRGSAAVREDCDIRNRLSLLMNSEGTLHENGNPDHQVEDRDIQRILTMSRQYERRLGIEQRASSEASVGPGEDKWHLACGILISFAYPDRIAGRRADGRYILRNGRGAAFARKQHLSEASYLAIAEVDDEGTEGRILLAAPVKLADLTKHYSEHIKEERVSEWDEEAGTVRVRLRETLGAIVIKERPVQPVAEDFAQAILHAVTSQGVHILPWNDKARQLQARVLFLRRQNERWPDWSDAALADRAEVWLAPYIANFRKRSDLQTLSLLTILENELGWELRQELNAEAPTHLIVPSGSKILIHYDQGDVPYAAVRLQEVFGMMDTPRIGYGKVALIMHLLSPAGRPVQVTADLRSFWDNTYFEVKKDLKGRYPKHYWPDDPLQATATRRVRPK from the coding sequence ATGACAAGACTTCCAATAGATGAGGTTATTCCAGATCTAAAAACGCGATTGGAGTCCGCTAATGCTGCCATACTGCTGGCGGAGCCGGGGGCAGGCAAGACGACGCGGACACCGCTGGAGCTGCTCCAAGAACCCTGGCTGAAGGGACAAGGCATCGTTATGCTGGAGCCGCGGCGACTTGCAGCGCGATCAGCAGCGGTTTATATGGCTCAGCAGCTTGGTGAGCGCGTTGGGGAAACGGTAGGTTATCGAATTAGAACGGAAAGCAAAGTATCTAGCCGGACGAGGATTACGGTCGTCACGGAGGGGATTTTAACGCGGATGCTTCAGCATGATCCGGCTTTGGTGGGGATTGGGCTCATAATTTTTGATGAATATCATGAGCGAAATTTGCACGCGGATATCGGATTGGCATTGGCGTTGCAAAGCCAAGAGCTGCTTCGCGATGATTTGCGGCCGCTAATTATGTCGGCGACGCTTAATGCGGAGCCGTTGGTTGAACTGTTAGGCGGGGCGGCTGTAATCCGCAGCCAGGGGCGGGCGTATCCGGTGGAGACCAGGTACGCGGATGCGCCGGCAGGCGCAGCTCCCTTAGAGCAAAGAGTAACGCGCGCGGTACGTGGCGCGCTTGAGCGGCATGAAGGGAGCTTGCTAGTTTTTCTACCCGGCGCGAAGGAAATTCGCCGGGTGGAGCGGTCGCTGGTACCGGTGGTACCCAGCGACGTGCTTGTAGCGCCGCTATATGGCGCGCTGCCTGCGCAGCAGCAGCAGCGGGCTATAGCGGCAGCGCCGCCGGGCAAGCGCAAGGTGGTGCTTGCCACGTCGATCGCGGAGTCAAGCCTGACGATCGAAGGCGTGACGGTGGTGATCGACAGCGGCCTGCGGCGTACGGCGCTGTTCTCTGCCCGCACCGGCATGAGCCGGCTCGTTACGGTGCGGGCAGCCCGCGATTCCGCTGACCAGCGGCGGGGACGAGCCGGGCGGACAGCGCCCGGTGTGTGTTACCGCCTGTGGAGCGAAGCGGAGGATCGGCTGCTGCCAGAGCGGACGGCGCCGGAGATGCTGGAGGCGGATTTGACGCCGCTTGCGCTTGAGCTGGCGGCTTGGGGAGCGAGTTCGCCCGAGGAGCTCGCTTGGCTTGATCCGCCGCCGGCGGGGCCGTATCGGCAAGCTGTTCGATTGCTGCAGCAGCTAGGTGCGTTGGATGGAGAAGAACGTATTACCGAGCATGGGCGAAGGATGGCTGAGCTTGGACTTCATCCCCGCTTAGCGCATATGCTGCTTAAGGCAGCGGAGTTAGGTATCGAGCGGCTGGCATGCCTTCTGGCTGCGTTGTTGGAGGAACGTGATTTGTTAAGGGGCTCGGCGGCGGTCCGAGAGGATTGTGATATTCGTAACCGACTGTCTTTGCTTATGAATTCGGAGGGTACTCTTCATGAGAACGGCAATCCCGATCATCAGGTAGAAGATAGAGATATTCAGCGGATCCTGACTATGAGCAGACAGTATGAGCGGAGGCTGGGGATCGAGCAGCGGGCGAGCTCCGAAGCTTCAGTGGGTCCCGGTGAGGATAAGTGGCATCTTGCTTGCGGAATATTGATATCTTTCGCATATCCGGATCGCATCGCGGGGCGAAGAGCCGATGGAAGGTACATACTGCGAAACGGCCGAGGGGCGGCATTTGCTAGGAAGCAGCATCTTAGCGAGGCTTCGTATCTTGCCATTGCTGAGGTGGATGACGAGGGAACCGAGGGACGTATTTTATTGGCTGCTCCAGTGAAACTGGCGGATTTAACGAAGCATTATAGCGAGCATATAAAGGAAGAAAGAGTGTCGGAATGGGACGAGGAGGCAGGGACGGTTCGCGTTCGCCTAAGGGAGACGTTGGGAGCAATCGTGATCAAGGAGCGCCCGGTGCAGCCTGTGGCTGAGGATTTTGCACAGGCTATACTGCATGCTGTAACTTCACAAGGGGTTCATATTCTGCCCTGGAATGATAAGGCGCGCCAATTGCAGGCTCGCGTCCTTTTTTTGCGCAGGCAAAACGAGCGCTGGCCGGACTGGTCTGATGCGGCACTAGCGGATCGTGCCGAGGTATGGCTTGCGCCTTATATTGCAAATTTTCGAAAGCGCTCGGATTTGCAAACCTTATCACTATTGACGATTTTGGAGAATGAACTGGGATGGGAGCTCCGTCAGGAGTTAAATGCCGAGGCGCCGACGCATTTGATCGTACCTAGCGGCTCCAAGATCCTAATTCACTATGATCAGGGAGATGTGCCGTATGCAGCAGTTCGCTTACAGGAAGTGTTCGGAATGATGGATACGCCACGTATCGGTTATGGGAAGGTTGCGCTTATTATGCATTTGCTTTCCCCCGCAGGGCGTCCTGTGCAAGTTACGGCGGACTTGCGAAGCTTTTGGGATAATACGTATTTTGAAGTGAAGAAGGATTTGAAGGGCCGTTATCCCAAGCATTATTGGCCGGATGACCCGTTACAGGCCACGGCGACGCGACGAGTTCGTCCGAAATGA
- a CDS encoding SDR family oxidoreductase: protein MADMQGNQQRFQGKTAIVTGAGSGIGKATAIRLAREGAKVALFDLIDDRTRSTEHQINHTYRGVSRSFDVDVSDPVRMEQAVKEVAEQFGRVDIVFANAGINGTLAPVEEMSFEDWQRTLGINLNGTFLTVKHAVPYLKRQGGGSIIITSSINGNDRFSGFGMSAYSTTKAGQVAFAKMLALELAKFKIRVNVICPGAIATNIDSTSEVSEELEGIIIPVEYPEGAQPLAEGPGQPENVADLVAFLASDESVHITGARIVIDGAESLL, encoded by the coding sequence ATGGCGGATATGCAGGGTAATCAACAACGGTTTCAAGGAAAAACCGCGATTGTTACGGGTGCGGGCTCTGGGATCGGAAAGGCCACCGCCATTAGGCTGGCCAGAGAGGGAGCGAAAGTTGCGCTGTTTGATTTGATAGATGATCGTACGCGCAGCACCGAGCATCAAATTAATCATACCTATCGTGGGGTGTCTCGCTCATTTGATGTCGATGTGTCTGATCCGGTGCGCATGGAGCAAGCGGTAAAGGAAGTGGCGGAGCAATTCGGGCGGGTCGATATTGTGTTTGCTAATGCAGGAATTAATGGAACACTGGCTCCAGTGGAGGAAATGTCGTTTGAGGATTGGCAGCGTACGTTGGGAATAAATTTAAACGGAACTTTTCTTACGGTGAAGCATGCTGTTCCTTATTTAAAAAGGCAGGGCGGGGGCAGTATTATTATAACGAGCTCGATCAACGGTAATGACCGCTTTTCCGGGTTTGGGATGTCGGCTTACAGCACGACTAAGGCAGGGCAGGTGGCGTTTGCCAAAATGCTTGCCTTGGAGCTGGCGAAATTTAAAATTCGCGTCAATGTCATTTGTCCGGGTGCAATTGCGACGAACATTGATTCTACCTCCGAGGTAAGCGAGGAACTGGAGGGGATTATTATTCCCGTCGAATATCCGGAAGGGGCTCAGCCGCTAGCAGAGGGACCGGGGCAACCGGAGAACGTGGCCGATTTGGTAGCGTTTCTCGCTTCGGATGAATCGGTTCATATTACCGGAGCTCGCATCGTCATTGATGGCGCGGAATCTCTGTTGTAG
- a CDS encoding alpha/beta hydrolase, with product MALIQCRFFSEVLGLSTSMTVILPQRAKSQIGMGSSEISGSIPTLYLLHGLSDDDSIWLRRTSIERYVAELGLAVIMPQVDVSFYTDMDTGKRYWTFISEELPYICRSFFPLSERREDTFVAGLSMGGYGAFKLALRKPDVFSAAASLSGALDVSVNRIDEVRRSIDNQSLYRQIFGPDGPSGTENDLFKLLETADPLTSPRLFQCCGTEDFLYDDNIRFRDACIKAGFDLTYKEGPGAHDWAYWDARIQDVLNWLPLKAN from the coding sequence ATGGCTTTAATCCAATGTCGCTTTTTCTCTGAGGTTCTAGGCCTTTCCACTTCCATGACAGTGATTTTGCCGCAGCGGGCCAAATCGCAAATCGGGATGGGCAGCAGCGAGATTTCCGGATCTATTCCTACGTTATATTTGCTGCATGGATTGTCTGATGATGATTCCATCTGGCTCCGCCGTACATCGATAGAACGCTACGTAGCGGAGCTTGGCCTCGCCGTCATCATGCCCCAGGTCGATGTTAGCTTTTATACGGACATGGACACGGGCAAACGCTATTGGACATTTATAAGCGAGGAACTTCCCTACATATGCCGTTCGTTTTTTCCCTTGTCCGAGCGTCGCGAGGACACCTTTGTTGCCGGCTTATCGATGGGCGGTTACGGCGCTTTCAAGCTCGCATTAAGAAAACCTGACGTATTTAGCGCTGCTGCAAGTCTATCCGGTGCTCTCGACGTATCAGTCAACCGAATTGATGAAGTAAGGCGTTCGATCGACAATCAGTCCTTGTATCGGCAAATCTTCGGACCCGACGGTCCATCAGGCACGGAGAATGACTTGTTTAAGCTGCTGGAAACAGCCGATCCGTTAACCTCACCGCGATTGTTCCAATGCTGCGGGACCGAGGACTTTCTATACGATGATAATATTCGCTTTCGAGATGCCTGCATTAAAGCCGGATTTGACCTCACGTATAAGGAAGGTCCAGGAGCCCACGACTGGGCATACTGGGATGCGCGAATTCAAGATGTTCTGAACTGGCTGCCCCTCAAGGCGAACTAA
- a CDS encoding YpdA family putative bacillithiol disulfide reductase: MQDVIIIGAGPCGLSAAIECQKRGLHVLVLEKHCLVHSIYSYPTHMQFFSTPELLEIGDIPFTTPNEKPFRHEALAYYRGVSRHYNLHIASYEEATEIHRQQDGSFIVHSVTQSGEKWEYQARNVIISTGYFDHPNMLGIPGEEMDKVSHYFREAHPYAGTKVTIIGGSNSAVDAALELIRVDAQVTIVYRRDSISEQIKPWVKPIFESMVNRGKIDLRLSSRVIDIGQDHVIVESALGREKLLNDFVLALTGFHPDRKLLFQAGVEMSGEAEKPIFNPETMESNVPGLYVAGVIASGSNANEVFIETGRKHGVLIADHIMSSRSEEA; the protein is encoded by the coding sequence ATGCAAGACGTCATAATTATCGGTGCTGGTCCTTGCGGACTCTCCGCGGCCATTGAATGCCAAAAAAGAGGACTGCATGTCCTGGTGCTGGAGAAGCACTGTCTCGTACATTCCATCTATTCTTACCCTACGCATATGCAATTTTTTAGTACGCCCGAGCTGCTGGAAATCGGCGATATTCCCTTCACCACGCCGAACGAAAAGCCCTTCCGACATGAGGCTTTGGCTTATTATCGCGGAGTTAGCCGCCACTATAATTTACACATCGCTTCCTATGAGGAAGCAACGGAAATCCATCGCCAGCAAGATGGCAGCTTCATCGTGCATTCGGTGACCCAAAGCGGTGAAAAATGGGAATATCAAGCGCGCAATGTCATCATCTCCACGGGTTATTTCGATCATCCGAACATGCTCGGTATTCCAGGAGAAGAGATGGACAAAGTATCCCATTATTTCCGGGAAGCCCACCCGTATGCGGGTACAAAGGTAACGATCATCGGAGGGAGCAATTCCGCGGTCGATGCCGCTTTGGAATTAATACGGGTAGATGCTCAGGTCACCATCGTCTACCGACGGGATAGTATTTCGGAACAGATCAAGCCATGGGTCAAACCTATCTTTGAAAGCATGGTTAATCGGGGAAAAATCGATCTGCGTCTATCCTCCCGCGTCATTGATATCGGCCAGGATCACGTCATTGTTGAGTCTGCTCTCGGCCGGGAGAAACTATTGAATGATTTCGTGCTTGCCCTGACTGGCTTTCATCCCGATCGGAAGCTGCTGTTTCAGGCAGGTGTCGAAATGTCCGGTGAAGCGGAGAAGCCGATCTTTAACCCGGAAACCATGGAGAGCAATGTTCCCGGTCTGTATGTCGCTGGCGTCATTGCCTCCGGAAGCAATGCCAATGAAGTATTCATCGAGACTGGCCGCAAGCATGGCGTGCTAATTGCGGATCATATTATGAGCTCCAGATCGGAAGAAGCCTAG
- a CDS encoding DUF441 domain-containing protein — protein sequence MSQVDITSLLLLFLAALGIFSSNLPITIAMIFLLLIRVLQLHMAFPWLEKYGLTVGIIILTIGVMTPVASGKIPLSVLWSSFFHWKSLLAIAVGMLVAWLGGRGAMLMGNQPTIVAGLLIGTVLGVAFFRGVPVGPLIAAGILSLFIGKL from the coding sequence ATGAGCCAAGTCGATATAACATCACTTCTACTACTCTTCCTCGCAGCCCTAGGTATATTCAGTAGCAATTTGCCGATAACGATAGCGATGATTTTCCTGCTGCTGATCCGGGTGCTGCAGCTGCATATGGCGTTTCCTTGGCTGGAAAAGTACGGACTAACGGTGGGAATCATTATTTTGACCATTGGCGTTATGACACCGGTCGCCAGTGGAAAAATCCCCCTTTCCGTACTGTGGTCTTCCTTTTTCCATTGGAAATCCTTACTTGCCATTGCCGTAGGCATGCTGGTTGCCTGGCTTGGCGGACGAGGAGCCATGCTAATGGGCAATCAGCCGACGATCGTCGCCGGCTTGCTGATTGGCACAGTGCTTGGCGTCGCTTTCTTCCGGGGAGTTCCGGTGGGCCCGCTGATTGCTGCCGGGATATTATCGCTATTTATCGGTAAGCTCTAA